DNA sequence from the candidate division KSB1 bacterium genome:
ATTAAAAAAGTAAAACTTGAGGTTGCCAAAAAGTTCAATATTCAATTAGAGGAGGAGATTCGGTATTTGGGGGAATGGTGATTACGACAATTTTTCGTCCAATAACGTAGAAACTATTAAGTTTTCTTCAGAGTTGGGCGATGAAATTAATATGAACAGTGATTGCGCTCAACCCAAGTTTGACGAACTTGAAGTCGGACACATTCTTAAAAAAGGCAATAAACGTCTGCGAATAATCGAAATTGATTATCGACGGCATATTGTCTACTATCGTGAAGTCGGTGGCGGGGCCAAATCCAACGGAACATTAACAGAAAGTTCCTATGCTCAACAATGCCGAAAGGGTCTTATTCACGCGGTATAAATTCACCTTTTTTTAGTCCTCTACTCTTTTCAAAAGACTCACCAATTCAATGTGCGGCGTCATCGGAAACATGTCCACCGGCTGCACTTTCATGAGCTCATATTCTACCTGGCACAAAGATTTGGCATCCCGTGCAAATGTAGCGGGATTACAGGAGACATAAACTATTCTCTGTGGTTGCAATTTGAGCACTCCCTGAACAACATTATCATGCATACCTGCTCTTGGCGGATCAATGATGACTGTAGAAGGCTGCCCCAATTTATCCGAATTAT
Encoded proteins:
- a CDS encoding 23S rRNA (uracil(1939)-C(5))-methyltransferase RlmD; its protein translation is NSDKLGQPSTVIIDPPRAGMHDNVVQGVLKLQPQRIVYVSCNPATFARDAKSLCQVEYELMKVQPVDMFPMTPHIELVSLLKRVED